The Pseudomonadota bacterium sequence GCGGCTTGGGCACGTGGGTGCTGACGCTCACCGTGACTTGCGGGTAGCGGCCCGAAACCTCCCGGCCGACGCGCTGAGCGCGCGCTCCTGTCCGCACGATACCCTGAACGTCTTCGTCCTGCTCGGTGGGCAGGCCCAACATGAAATACAGCTTCATCTTCCCCCAGCCTCGCTCGAACACCCGCCGTGCGGTCTCCAGAAGCTGCTCCTCGGTGACATTCTTGTTCACCACGTCCCGCATGCGTTGAGTGCCGGCCTCGGGCGCAAAGGTCAGCCCACCCGCCCGCACACTGCGGAGCTCGTCCAGCAGCCCACCAGCCAACCCGTAGGCTCGCAGCGAGGAAACCGAAAGCGAGACGTTCTCCTGCTTGAGCTCGCGAGCGACCTTGCGTACCAGCGGCGCGATAGCGCTGTAGTCGGCGGTGGAAAGGCTGGTCAGAGAGGCCTCGTCGTAGCCTCCTTCGCGTACGGTGCGGCGCACCACGTCCACGATGTGCTGCGGGTCGCGCTCCCGCACGGGACGGTAGATCATGCCGGCCTGGCAGAAACGACAGCCTTCGGTGCAGCCGCGGGCGATCTCGACCGAAACGCGATCGAACACGGTCTCGCTGTTCGCCACGGGCCCGTCGCTCGGGTACGGATGCTCGCTCAAGTCGGCTACGAGGGCACGCTGGATCGGCAGCGGGGCCTCGGCCACCACCGGCCGGCTCACCACGAGCAACCCGGTCTCGGGCTCGAGCTCGGTTGCATACAGGCTGGGAACGTACACGCCGCCGAGAGCCGCCAGCCGGATCAGGCGCTCTCGCCGCGGCAACCCCGCCCGGGTGAGCGCCGACCAGGTCAACAACAGCTCCGGCGTCTTCGCTTCACCGTCGCCGATGACGAAGGCGTCGATGAAGGGTGCGACAGGCTCCGGGTGGGTGGCCGTGGGCCCTCCGGCGATCACCAGCGGGTCCTGCTCCGAGCGCTCGGAGCTACGAAGCGGAATGCCCCCAAGGTCGAGCATCAGCAGCACGTTGGTGAAGGTGAGCTCGAATTGCAGCGAAAAGCCGACCACGTCGAAGTCCCGCAGCGCACGCCAGCTTTCGAGCGATCGCAAGGGCTCGCGGTGGGCACGCAGCTCGGCCTCCATGTCCTGCCAAGGCGCGTACGCGCGCTCGGCGAGCAGCTTGGGGTGCTGGTTCAAGACGCCGTACAGGATCTTGAATCCCAGATGGCTCATCCCCACTTCGTACAGGTCCGGGAATGCCAAGCACATGCGGCACGCGGCGGCGTCCCAGTCCTTGACCACCTCGCCATGCTCGCCTCCCAAGTAACGAGCAGGCTTTTGCACGCGCTGCACAAAGCTCGTATACGGATGTTCCTCGGTAGGACGCGCCACGCGAGCCACCTCAGCCCACGGTCTTGAGCCCCCGGCGCTGGCGTGTCAAGAGCAGCGTCGGCTGTCGGCAGCCAGGTCGCAGCCGCTACGCGCGCAACCGTTGCGCACGCAGGGGCCGGGGAGCTACATCGCGAAGTAGTAGATGACGGCCAGGCTCGACGCCGCCCCGACCCCGGTCCCGAGGAAGGATTGCTTGACCGAAGCCTCCGAGCCCATGCTCTCAGCCGTCGCGGTCAGCGAAGCGTAGTGCAGCCCGGCAGTGGCCTGCAGCGAAAGACTGGGCAGGTCCACGAAACCGAAGTGCATCTCGGCGCCGACGCGCCCGCCCACCTGCAGCAGGAAGCCGCCCAAATCGGTCATGGGACCGCCGGAGCCGGACAGGAAGCCCAGGTTGAGCTCGGGTATCAACTCGAAGACCAAGTGCTTGTACGCACCCAGCACGACGGGCACGGCGCCGTGCAGCAGGAAGACGGTTGCCGACATCTCCTGCTTCGCTCCTCCGACCTCCATCGTGATGCCGGAGTTGGCGAACCCCAGCGCGGCCTCGATGGCGAGCTTGTCGCTCGTCCAGTGGCGGATGCCGAGGGCCGGAACATCAAGCTCCAGCGGGTTTTCGTCCGTGCCGGCAAGGAATTGCTGCCGGCCGAAGTAACCGAGACCCAACTTGCCCACGACCCCTGCGTGGTCGCCCGATCCGTGTCCAGCGTGATCTCCGTGCGGCTTGGGGGCCGGTCCCCACTGGTGACCGGACGAAGCGTCGTGAGAAGCATGACCCACGTCACCGAGCTCGGGGTTGTCCTGGGCCCGAGCCCCGCTGGCAAGGCTCGCCAGCAGCGGCAGTGCCGCAGCTACCAAGGACCGACCAAACGACCGTACATGCATTCCAAGCCTCCGGGTTTTGGAGCAGGCCACGTGAGAGTCTTCTCGGGCTGGCGTTCCCAAGAGCATCACGTTAGCCACACCCCACGGTCTGCCACAGGATCTACGCGACGCCTCCATATCACATCTCCTGGCGGGATCAAAAGCTTGCGGCGGGGAATCTTGGGGCCAAGGGCCCGCAACATAACTCGAGCCTTGCGACCGCGTTGCCGCGCGCCCGCGGGCCCTTGCGTCCCAAGGACTTGCGCTGCGCAACGATCGACTTCAGGCTCAAGGCTGGAAGGTCCGCAGTGCGACGCGGTCGGTGACTGCAGGGCGGACCCTGCGGGGGCTCGAGCCACGAGAGGCGTGTGACACCACGAGTACCGCGACAACCGCCAGCCGCGCTGCCGGTGGCGAGCATCCAGGCACGCTCCGAGTCGCGCGCGCTGGGTCACGGGCTTGCGGTCCGCTCGATGTTCGATCGCATCGCCGCAACGTACGATCTGCTCAATCGCTTGCTCTCGTTCGGCCTCGACCGCAGCTGGCGCAATCGCGCCTTGGCCGCTTTGGGTGCGCGGCTCGACGCGGGGGCGCCGCCCGGCCCCGTGCTGGACTTGTGTGCGGGCACGCTGGACCTATCCGTCTTGACGCTGCGCCGCCTGCCGGGGCGTGCCGTGGTGGCCACGGACTTTGCACGGGACATGTTGGTTCGAGGCCGCGCAAAGCTCCGGGACCGAGGCCATATCGCCATCTCGGACGCTCAGAAGCTGCCTTTTCGAGAGCGCAGCTTCGCAGGGGCAATCTGTGGCTTTGGTATGCGCAACCTCGCTCAGCCGACGCTGGGTCTGGCGGAAGTACATCGCGTGCTCAAGCCGAAGGGTGCCCTCGTTGTCCTCGACTTCTTCCGCCCCACGCGCGCCACCACCCGGGCGTTTCACGCCCTGTACGGTCAGGGCGTACTGCCGGCCGTGGGCGCGCTGGTTTCGGGCGACCGCCATGCCTACGGCTATCTGGCTCGGTCCATGCGGGGCTTCGTCACGCGCAGCGAATTCGCTCAAGCCATGCGGGCTGCCGGCTTCCGCGATGTCTGCGAAACCGACCTGACCTTCGGTGTGGCTTCTTTGGTGGGAGGCCTCAAGTGAGACTCGTGGTGGGCATCAGCGGCGCCTCGGGCGCACCGTACGCCAAGCGGATGCTGCAGCGGCTGGCAGAGCAGCGCTCGTCGCACGAGGTGCAGGTGCTTCTATCGAGAACCGCCGAGCAGGTCTGGGCGCACGAGTGCGACGGTCACCCCCGAGAGCTCGGCTGGCCGACTTTCGCAGGACGAGACTACGACGCTGCCTGCGCGAGCGGGTCCGCCGGGTTCGAGGCGATGGTGGTGATTCCGGCCTCGATGTCGTGCGTGGCCCGTGTAGCGCACGGCATCAGCGACGACCTGCTCACGCGCGCCGCGGATGTGGTGCTCAAGGAGCGCCGCAAGCTCATCGTCGTGCCGCGCGAGGCCCCGTACTCGGCGCTGCACATGGAGAACATGCTGGCTCTGACACGGCTCGGCGTGCTGGTGATCCCTGCCTCGCCCGCGTTCTACGCCCATCCCACGACCATCCGAGATCTGCTCGATACGGTGATCGATCGAGTCTTCGTGCACCTCGGGCTCTCGCACAGCCAGAAGCGATGGGGTTACGAGGTGCTTAGCCGCCACAAGACGACCCACGGCAATGCGTGACGCGCTCGACCTTGCCAACCGCCTCTGTCTGGGCCCCGCCAGCCGCCTCTGGGCCCTGCCAGCCGCCTGTGGACCTCGCGGACCGCGCCCGTTCGCCGGTCCGGGACGCCAGCTTCCAATTCTCGGTAACCAGAGCAGGCCCGCCGGTCTCATGAGCCCGATGCGATGGACCACGCCTTTTGGACCCGCGGAACAATCACTCATCCATTTCGCCGGTTGTGGCCACCGCTGGCTATGTTGCTCCTCCTCGAAGTATCCCCAATACTCCTCGTCGCGCCTCGCCGGCGGTGCCCAGTCCTCGCCGAAACACACGAGTTGTTCTTCCGCGGGCCCTTAGGATCCTGCTAGAGGAAAGCCGCATGGAACCGTTGCTCGAGCGT is a genomic window containing:
- a CDS encoding UbiX family flavin prenyltransferase — its product is MRLVVGISGASGAPYAKRMLQRLAEQRSSHEVQVLLSRTAEQVWAHECDGHPRELGWPTFAGRDYDAACASGSAGFEAMVVIPASMSCVARVAHGISDDLLTRAADVVLKERRKLIVVPREAPYSALHMENMLALTRLGVLVIPASPAFYAHPTTIRDLLDTVIDRVFVHLGLSHSQKRWGYEVLSRHKTTHGNA
- a CDS encoding ubiquinone/menaquinone biosynthesis methyltransferase; translated protein: MTPRVPRQPPAALPVASIQARSESRALGHGLAVRSMFDRIAATYDLLNRLLSFGLDRSWRNRALAALGARLDAGAPPGPVLDLCAGTLDLSVLTLRRLPGRAVVATDFARDMLVRGRAKLRDRGHIAISDAQKLPFRERSFAGAICGFGMRNLAQPTLGLAEVHRVLKPKGALVVLDFFRPTRATTRAFHALYGQGVLPAVGALVSGDRHAYGYLARSMRGFVTRSEFAQAMRAAGFRDVCETDLTFGVASLVGGLK